In Gemmata obscuriglobus, a single genomic region encodes these proteins:
- a CDS encoding spike base protein, RCAP_Rcc01079 family encodes MPADRHKDTGLDAPGDIGIAVVPSDTTDLPNGPCRAFDVGTAGDVRVIFASDASNGGTGTPVTLKNRAAGMPYPYRVRRVLATGTTGGDITAIY; translated from the coding sequence ATGCCCGCCGACCGGCACAAGGACACCGGGCTCGACGCCCCGGGGGACATCGGCATCGCGGTGGTCCCGAGCGACACCACGGACCTGCCCAACGGCCCGTGCCGCGCTTTCGACGTGGGCACCGCGGGCGACGTGCGGGTGATCTTCGCGTCCGACGCGAGCAACGGCGGCACCGGCACGCCCGTGACGCTCAAGAACCGGGCGGCCGGGATGCCGTACCCGTACCGGGTGCGGCGCGTCCTGGCGACCGGCACCACGGGCGGCGACATCACCGCGATCTACTGA
- a CDS encoding glycosyltransferase produces MSSPLTIGMATRGEPDHVWFVLSALHANHPKVEYLVVDNTPARDPRVEAITRAVGGRYLHRPDLTGTSKPRDAVFRFARTPWALCIDSHVILETGAVQAALDFASRYPDSRDIVSGPLVYDDGRGLSTHWKPNPGGGLWGTWDTDPRGAAPAGEPFEIPMMGLGLWLMRTAAWPGFHPLFNGFGGEEGYVHEVVRRRGGRALCVPGLRWRHKFRDVSGWHNNPPPPYPLRTEDHVWNLLVGHRELGIEADQQIREHFGKNLGADTWDRLVKTAAHVQPLDGPRPGPTRQRILALWYSDNSAPDPLLMRSLQSVIDAREQTIRHDVTVSACAWEIGGNLGILPSVNTPGIMLRSFIGARKRGYNTILAQIRQAVAHATASGEEYDAVAFCEHDVLYPPGYFDRLGDALAAHPSAPVVSHRDYIGLSGTGWQRVRERHEPLHQLCLRWDTIQSNLARAEREAASGAAVVLEPDHEADRSAWARLEPADPAGMSGTPSVHVNHNAGRFTAHGDVCYEPRGASLWHPHWGEARHWWPGPMVTVSNVDVTQFKPQKPAGCSACEANAHPTPAAWAEASAAKPSDFHEHVGTLRALAAGCTSAAELSLWMKPADAAIVAGLPADGTFVSVCPRAKPQWERMKGWLGARFEGRTADPATADLPPVDLLFIDTEHTADALMPLLERHHERVAKYIAVHCTETFGESGDRPDAPGVLHALRAFCHRHPGWVVTRRDRNNHGLMVLSRCPEDVKQKPALWRQAMNYTAAMARHVAGGRRTVPLDVLEARQAECALCEERALDACAACGCPLEAKLPLATESCGLVKKGQEPKWGTWSAGAAA; encoded by the coding sequence ATGAGCAGCCCGCTGACGATCGGCATGGCGACCCGGGGCGAGCCGGACCACGTGTGGTTCGTGCTCTCGGCTTTGCACGCGAACCACCCGAAGGTCGAGTACCTGGTGGTGGACAACACCCCAGCGCGGGACCCGCGGGTGGAGGCGATCACCCGGGCCGTGGGCGGCCGGTACCTGCACCGCCCGGACCTCACCGGTACGTCCAAGCCCCGGGACGCCGTGTTCCGGTTCGCTCGCACCCCGTGGGCCCTGTGCATCGACAGCCACGTGATTCTGGAAACGGGCGCGGTGCAGGCGGCCCTCGACTTCGCCTCACGTTATCCGGACTCGCGGGACATCGTGTCCGGGCCGCTGGTGTACGACGACGGCCGGGGGCTGAGCACACACTGGAAGCCGAACCCGGGCGGCGGGCTGTGGGGCACCTGGGACACGGACCCGCGCGGCGCGGCCCCCGCCGGCGAGCCGTTCGAGATCCCCATGATGGGCCTCGGGCTGTGGCTCATGCGCACCGCGGCGTGGCCCGGGTTCCACCCGCTGTTCAACGGGTTCGGGGGCGAGGAGGGGTACGTTCACGAGGTGGTGCGGCGCCGCGGGGGCCGGGCGCTGTGCGTGCCCGGGCTGCGGTGGCGGCACAAGTTCCGGGACGTGTCCGGCTGGCACAACAACCCGCCGCCCCCGTACCCGCTCCGCACCGAGGACCACGTGTGGAACCTGCTGGTCGGTCACCGCGAACTCGGCATTGAGGCGGACCAGCAGATCCGCGAGCACTTCGGGAAGAACCTGGGGGCGGACACCTGGGACAGACTCGTCAAGACCGCGGCGCACGTTCAGCCCCTTGACGGCCCCCGTCCGGGTCCAACGCGGCAGCGGATACTGGCCCTGTGGTACAGCGATAACAGCGCCCCGGACCCCCTCCTCATGCGCTCGCTTCAGTCCGTGATTGACGCCCGGGAGCAGACCATCCGGCACGACGTGACCGTCAGCGCGTGCGCCTGGGAGATCGGCGGGAACCTGGGCATTCTCCCGAGCGTGAACACCCCCGGGATCATGCTCCGGAGCTTCATCGGGGCGCGGAAGCGGGGCTATAACACGATCCTGGCCCAGATCCGGCAGGCGGTGGCCCATGCCACCGCTTCGGGCGAGGAGTACGACGCGGTCGCGTTCTGCGAGCACGACGTGCTGTACCCCCCGGGGTACTTCGACCGGCTCGGGGACGCCCTCGCCGCGCACCCGTCGGCCCCGGTGGTGTCGCACCGCGATTACATCGGCCTCAGCGGCACCGGCTGGCAGCGGGTGCGTGAGCGACACGAGCCCCTGCACCAGCTCTGCCTCCGCTGGGACACGATCCAGAGCAACCTCGCGCGAGCCGAACGTGAGGCGGCGAGCGGCGCGGCGGTGGTGCTTGAGCCGGACCATGAGGCCGATCGGTCCGCCTGGGCGCGGCTGGAGCCCGCCGACCCCGCGGGCATGAGTGGCACTCCGAGTGTTCACGTCAATCACAATGCCGGCCGGTTCACGGCGCACGGGGACGTGTGCTACGAGCCGCGCGGCGCGTCCCTGTGGCACCCGCACTGGGGCGAGGCGCGGCACTGGTGGCCCGGCCCGATGGTCACCGTGTCGAACGTGGACGTGACGCAGTTCAAACCGCAGAAGCCGGCCGGGTGCTCGGCGTGCGAGGCGAACGCGCACCCGACGCCCGCCGCGTGGGCCGAGGCGTCGGCCGCGAAGCCGTCCGACTTCCACGAGCACGTCGGCACGCTGCGCGCGCTGGCGGCCGGCTGCACGAGCGCCGCGGAACTCTCGCTGTGGATGAAGCCGGCGGACGCGGCGATCGTTGCCGGCCTCCCGGCCGACGGCACGTTCGTGAGCGTGTGCCCACGCGCGAAGCCGCAGTGGGAGCGCATGAAGGGCTGGCTGGGGGCGCGGTTCGAGGGCCGCACGGCCGACCCGGCGACCGCGGACCTGCCCCCGGTGGACCTGCTGTTCATCGACACCGAGCACACCGCCGACGCGCTCATGCCCCTGCTGGAGCGGCACCACGAGCGGGTGGCGAAGTACATCGCGGTCCACTGCACCGAGACGTTTGGGGAGAGCGGCGACCGGCCCGACGCCCCGGGCGTGCTGCACGCGCTGCGGGCGTTCTGTCACCGCCACCCGGGCTGGGTGGTGACGCGCCGCGACCGGAACAACCACGGGCTGATGGTTCTGTCGCGGTGCCCGGAGGACGTGAAACAGAAGCCGGCGCTGTGGCGCCAGGCGATGAACTACACGGCGGCGATGGCGCGGCACGTGGCGGGCGGGCGCCGAACGGTGCCGCTGGACGTACTGGAGGCGCGGCAGGCGGAGTGCGCCCTGTGCGAGGAGCGGGCGCTGGACGCGTGCGCCGCGTGCGGGTGCCCGCTGGAGGCGAAGCTCCCGCTCGCAACCGAGTCGTGCGGGCTGGTCAAGAAGGGGCAGGAGCCGAAGTGGGGGACGTGGTCCGCGGGCGCGGCCGCGTAA
- a CDS encoding S8 family peptidase: MRHYAAAVLTAALFCAAGLAFPRAERPLPAPPPAAAAEPDREYKLPPNELAPSAVQALADAGDVADWGHAAIGVPDAWKVTKGKGARVAVLDTGCDSGHRDLKAQIVAARDFTGSRSGSSDVNGHGSHCAGIVLAAENAVGMVGVAPEAQLLVGKVLGDSGSGLSSGIAAGIDWAVEQGADVISMSLGSPSEDARIRAAIAAARAKGVLVIAAAGNEGPREGTVGYPGGSPGVICVAAIDSALATASFSSRGRQVVIAAPGVNIRSCYPGDRFATMSGTSMATPYVAGCAALYVARCKALGVKPTPDDFAKRIGETAKDLPPSGRDTATGFGLIQPAKLLPAGDAPVPDPKDPVVPVPIGDKVELVLPGLTLDGRPVKRIVLELAPRP; this comes from the coding sequence ATGCGACACTACGCCGCCGCGGTCCTGACCGCGGCCCTGTTCTGCGCCGCCGGCCTCGCGTTCCCGCGGGCCGAGCGGCCGCTGCCCGCGCCCCCGCCGGCCGCCGCGGCCGAGCCGGACCGCGAGTACAAGCTGCCGCCCAACGAGCTCGCGCCGAGCGCGGTGCAGGCGCTGGCCGACGCCGGCGACGTGGCCGACTGGGGGCACGCCGCGATCGGGGTGCCCGACGCGTGGAAGGTGACCAAGGGGAAGGGCGCGAGGGTGGCCGTGCTCGACACCGGGTGCGACTCCGGGCACCGCGACCTGAAGGCCCAGATCGTCGCCGCCCGGGACTTCACGGGGAGCCGCTCCGGCAGCTCCGACGTGAACGGGCACGGGTCGCACTGCGCCGGCATCGTGCTGGCCGCCGAGAACGCGGTCGGCATGGTGGGCGTCGCGCCCGAGGCCCAGCTGCTCGTCGGCAAGGTGCTCGGCGACTCCGGCTCGGGGCTCTCCTCGGGCATCGCGGCCGGGATCGACTGGGCGGTGGAGCAGGGCGCCGACGTGATCTCCATGAGCCTCGGCAGCCCGTCCGAGGACGCGCGCATCCGGGCCGCGATCGCCGCGGCCCGCGCTAAGGGCGTGCTGGTGATCGCCGCGGCCGGTAACGAGGGGCCGCGCGAGGGGACCGTCGGGTACCCGGGCGGCTCCCCGGGCGTGATCTGCGTCGCCGCGATCGACTCGGCCCTCGCCACCGCGTCGTTCAGCTCCCGGGGCCGCCAGGTGGTCATCGCCGCCCCGGGCGTCAACATCCGCTCGTGCTACCCGGGCGACCGGTTCGCGACGATGAGCGGCACCTCGATGGCCACGCCGTACGTCGCCGGGTGTGCGGCGCTGTACGTCGCGCGGTGCAAGGCGCTCGGGGTGAAGCCCACCCCGGACGACTTCGCCAAGCGGATCGGCGAGACGGCGAAGGACCTGCCGCCGTCCGGGCGCGACACCGCGACCGGGTTCGGGCTGATCCAGCCGGCCAAACTGCTGCCCGCGGGCGACGCCCCGGTGCCCGACCCGAAGGACCCGGTGGTGCCGGTGCCGATCGGGGACAAGGTGGAGCTGGTCCTGCCCGGGCTCACGCTTGACGGCCGGCCGGTGAAGCGGATCGTCCTCGAACTGGCCCCGCGGCCGTGA
- a CDS encoding phage tail tube protein codes for MAEQIGTFDRMWLSADDATYTAIEFLEGTTLGLNQTLTDTNGIRGTRQHSAGRVRETQRQVSGTIQMAPVASELDLLLPWILGGNENADAFPLAEAVPARFVKTYRDGTKHLYNGLKVNRAVFSAAEGGPLGLALDVVGIDEAVDTDPTEADAIDDDAGPYVMSDCVLTVGGQAHQFRSISIEINNALQVRFNNSVTPSSISATDLMVGVNLSLPYGDTAALYGSAISGVAVVAMFTNGNRSIAFNLAGVSAPKQPLPLGQRGPRDLTWAGTARRTTGGAPPIAVTNDSTG; via the coding sequence ATGGCGGAGCAGATCGGGACGTTCGACCGCATGTGGCTGTCGGCCGACGACGCCACGTACACCGCTATCGAGTTTCTCGAAGGCACGACCCTCGGGCTGAACCAAACCCTCACCGACACCAACGGCATCCGCGGCACGCGCCAGCACAGCGCGGGCCGCGTGCGCGAGACCCAGCGGCAGGTGTCCGGCACGATCCAAATGGCGCCCGTCGCCTCGGAGCTGGACCTGCTGCTGCCGTGGATCCTCGGCGGCAACGAGAACGCGGACGCCTTCCCGCTCGCGGAGGCCGTGCCGGCGCGGTTCGTCAAGACCTACCGGGACGGCACCAAGCACCTGTACAACGGGCTCAAGGTCAACCGCGCGGTGTTCAGCGCCGCGGAGGGCGGGCCGCTCGGGCTGGCGCTCGACGTGGTCGGCATCGACGAGGCGGTCGACACCGACCCCACCGAGGCCGACGCGATCGACGACGACGCCGGCCCGTACGTCATGTCCGACTGCGTGCTGACGGTGGGCGGCCAGGCGCACCAGTTCCGCTCCATCTCGATCGAGATCAACAACGCGCTGCAGGTGCGGTTCAACAACTCGGTCACGCCGAGCTCGATCAGCGCCACCGACCTGATGGTCGGGGTGAACCTGAGCCTGCCCTACGGGGACACCGCCGCCCTGTACGGCAGCGCCATTAGCGGCGTGGCGGTGGTGGCGATGTTCACGAACGGGAACCGCAGCATCGCCTTCAACCTCGCCGGCGTCTCGGCCCCGAAGCAGCCGCTGCCGCTCGGGCAGCGGGGGCCGCGCGACCTCACCTGGGCGGGCACGGCCCGCCGCACCACCGGCGGGGCGCCGCCGATCGCCGTCACCAACGACTCCACGGGCTGA
- a CDS encoding phage virion morphogenesis protein: MAGLVLSFADLARAARQPAAGPLALPAAAPLDAPTGRELVQILVSDVKRRFSTGTAPDGTPWRPLRYGRAFRGGGTAQPLRDTGALMASFTGRFTGDEVVVGTNHPGAALHNFGGTVVPRRGKFLAIALTAAAKRAGSPRNLRGTAREPLFARRVNGRLVGHFLLVRKAVVPRREFLGVSEPGATAAAAALAESAARRWLQT; encoded by the coding sequence ATGGCCGGGCTGGTGCTGAGCTTCGCGGACCTGGCCCGGGCGGCGCGGCAGCCCGCCGCGGGGCCGCTCGCGCTCCCGGCGGCGGCACCGCTCGACGCGCCGACCGGCCGCGAGCTGGTGCAGATCCTGGTGAGCGACGTGAAGCGGCGGTTCAGCACCGGCACGGCCCCCGACGGCACGCCCTGGCGGCCGCTCCGGTACGGGCGGGCGTTCCGGGGCGGCGGCACCGCCCAGCCGCTCCGCGACACCGGGGCGCTGATGGCCAGCTTCACCGGGCGGTTCACCGGCGACGAGGTCGTCGTGGGCACCAACCACCCCGGGGCCGCGCTGCACAACTTCGGCGGGACCGTGGTGCCGCGGCGGGGCAAGTTCCTGGCGATCGCCCTGACCGCGGCGGCGAAGCGCGCGGGCTCCCCGCGGAACCTGCGCGGCACGGCCCGCGAGCCGCTGTTCGCCCGCCGGGTGAACGGCCGGCTGGTCGGGCACTTCCTGCTCGTGCGGAAGGCCGTGGTGCCGCGGCGCGAGTTCCTGGGCGTGAGCGAGCCGGGGGCGACCGCGGCGGCCGCGGCCCTGGCCGAGAGCGCCGCCCGCAGGTGGCTGCAAACGTGA
- a CDS encoding Mu-like prophage major head subunit gpT family protein, which translates to MPNINDKVTIFTASMRSEFLQAYEALRAGIKITPWTSFVQRVASTARIEQYPWMSPPPRLKRWLGRRNYTRPDWSKYKVENLEYSAEEAVLLRDIEDDQTGGYGTRMQMMAADVADFPGRESLKLLRDNGPCFDGSNFFATSHNIGSGNNALTKDCAANDGSTNTVVALLKTPGLKPIIWQDRKDKGLEDNGNSPQSKEEKQVKFWYDFEGAAAFGFWWSAVKMTVTDLPTVNEVEEIIKAVELAFRGFKLDKADPADDEWWPNEQLTFSADTITYIVNPSLENLFRAVFTSETIQAGTAGGTKTNVYRGHGDLLVSNYLGA; encoded by the coding sequence CCCGTGGACGTCGTTCGTCCAGCGGGTGGCCTCGACCGCCCGCATCGAGCAGTACCCGTGGATGAGCCCGCCCCCGCGGCTCAAGCGGTGGCTCGGGAGGCGCAACTACACCCGCCCCGACTGGAGCAAGTACAAGGTCGAGAACCTCGAGTACAGCGCGGAGGAGGCGGTCCTGCTGCGCGACATCGAGGACGACCAGACCGGCGGGTACGGCACCCGCATGCAGATGATGGCGGCCGACGTGGCCGACTTCCCGGGCCGCGAGAGCCTCAAGCTGCTGCGGGACAACGGGCCGTGCTTCGACGGGTCCAACTTCTTCGCTACCAGCCACAACATCGGGTCCGGGAACAACGCCCTGACCAAGGACTGCGCGGCCAACGACGGGTCCACGAACACCGTGGTGGCGCTGCTCAAGACGCCCGGCCTGAAGCCGATCATCTGGCAGGACCGCAAGGACAAGGGGCTCGAGGACAACGGCAACTCGCCGCAGTCCAAGGAGGAGAAGCAGGTCAAGTTCTGGTACGACTTCGAGGGCGCCGCGGCGTTCGGGTTCTGGTGGAGCGCGGTCAAGATGACCGTCACCGACCTGCCCACGGTGAACGAGGTGGAGGAGATCATCAAGGCGGTCGAGCTCGCGTTCCGCGGGTTCAAGCTGGACAAGGCGGACCCGGCCGACGACGAGTGGTGGCCGAACGAGCAGCTCACGTTCAGCGCGGACACCATCACGTACATCGTGAACCCGTCGCTGGAGAACCTGTTCCGCGCGGTGTTCACCTCGGAGACGATCCAGGCCGGCACCGCGGGCGGCACCAAGACCAACGTCTACCGCGGGCACGGGGACCTGCTGGTCAGCAACTACCTCGGCGCCTGA